atatggggaaactgaggcacggctgCCAGGGCTGGATTCTACACAacctttctccctgctgctgatCACCTCTCTGCAGGAGACAGAAGGTGGCACAAGTGGTGATGCAGCCAACCGTGGGAGCAAAAAtacttctcccctcctcccctgttCCCCCTACAGGGAGACAGGGCACCTTCCTGGAGCTGCAACAGGAAACAGTCACAGAACCCCTGGTGTGGGTGGCCTGGGCTTGTCCCAGACAAGGGGACAGAGCTGTGCCCTGTGTCCTGGGGGCTGCCACCCTGCCCACCACCAGCCACCCTGGGCACAAGCACACACAGGGCATTTTTCATCTGCCCGTGGAGGGGGGCAGCTGCCCGCTCCCCGCTCAGTACCCGCGTGGCTCAGGGTGGCACACTGGCCCCTGAAAGGACCAATTGAGTGTGGCTGAGGTCATCCACCGGCATGTTTACCCCGTGCCTACAGCCCCGGGATGCGGCCGGCACCCAGGCTGTCCCTGCCACCCAGCTGGCCAGGGACAAacggctgcaggcagagctggcagtgccgCCAGGGAGTAGAGGTTCTGGAGCGGGGTCGAGGGCATCAGCATGTCCTTCCAGCCACCATACTCCCCGAGCCTCTTCAGGAGGAGGGACTGGTAAGTAGGGTCTGGCATGGGCAGGGTTGGGGGACATGTGCCAGCCCTGGGGCGGGGGGACATGCCCTTGCCACCTCTGTGCAGGACCAGTCCCCTGGCATGTGCTAGGCTGGTGATGGCACAGGGCAGTGTCCATCATCCCCTGACAGGGGAGGGACAAACAGGTCCCACACACGTGCCTGTGGGGAGAAGCAGCCCTCCATGGGCAACTCCCCcaccagggaggtgatgcttTCTTGCATCCCCACATCAAATCTGGGTGCCTCAGGGCAGCTGCACATGCCCAGCCATGGTTCATGGGCAGCACAACGTCCCACATGAGGTGCCAGTGTCCTTTGCCACTCGACACTGTGGTCCTCATCCTGCTCTGAGAAGGAGACAGTTTACTGGGGAAAAAGCTGGTGAGGTCTTGCTCTAAGCAGCAGCCATGCTgcactgtgcctcagtttcccttttGAACAGTGAAATGCTCTTCTGCCCACCTTCAGCCCTTTCCCCAGCAAGGGAGCACTACAACACACCTGCTAATTGGGTTACCCCCTGTGCTGGCACCCTCTAGCCAAGTAATGTACACCTCCAGCACCTTTCAactgggggggtttggggtcctctgcagcatctctgcctgGGGTGAGGtgcctctgccagcactgaGGATGCTGCACTGTGGCACAGGCTCACGTAGAGTTTTGCTCAGCTTCAGTCTCTGCCATAGCTTGCCAAAGATGAGCCCACAGGGTCAGTGACAGAGAGGTGCCTGCCTGGGTGCTGGGTAAAGTCCCCCCAGGTCCAGGTCTGGGTCCAGATGCAGGGGCAGGTCGAGATGGAGGTCCAGAGGGCAGAGATAAGCATGGGGCTCGCAGAGCAGCCAAGCACAAGAGGGGCATCACCCTGGGGGGAATTCCAGCCTCATGCCCCTCGTGTTGCTGAGGGCATTCTGGGGTGCCTTGCACAGAGGCAATGGCGTAAGTGGCTCTGCGGGTGTGGTGTCAGACCTGCTGTCACTTCAGTCCTTGCACACCCAATGTGCACACGCGAGCCGCCGATCGCGGCTGTGCAGCCCCCAGCGACCACCGTAGCCCCAGCATCGTCGGACACCACAGCCTCTGCCTCGCCGTAGCCCGGGGTGCGGCCTCAGCCCCGGCGCGGATCCGGCCCCGCTGCAGTGCGGGCCCCGGCCGCGGGGCGGCCCCCCCCGCCCGGCGCAGCGTTATGCAAGGGCGGGCGGGGCCGGGGCGATTTGGCACCGGGGGAAGCTTGGCACGGCCGGGTTGTTGTTGCCTGCCGGGGTTGTTTTGCGCTCCGGGGTTGTTGTTCCCTCCCTGTTTTGTTCCGCGCACCCGCGTTGTTTTTCACTCCCGTTTCGGGTTGCACTCCCGGTTTTGCTTTGCGCGCCCATGGCTGCCCCTTGCCCTCCTGCACACCGCCACCACCCTAGGGCCCTGCTATGCGGGCACCTGCAGGCGTGCACCCCAAAAATACAGAGAGTGATTCCTCCTCCCAGACCCCAGGCAGGTTCACCCCGCCCCAGCTGCACCTCCATCACAGGAAAGGGGTGCTTAGGAGTGTGGGGTGGCAGGGCGGGTGGCAGGCAGCGCCAGGGGTGGATGGGGTACCAGGGCTCTGGTTGCAGAAGATGAGGAGTGCAGAGTGGTGAGGACACCGTGCTGAGAGGGCAAAGGTCCTGCACTGGgagagggctgtgctgtgctggggtgcAACTGCGAGGTGCTAGGGTGCTGCAGTGGGGTGCAAGGGTGCAGCCCTTGGGTGCAGGGGTATACGACACAGTGATGCACACTGCAAAGGTGCACGGTGCAGTGCAGAAACGCCGTCTAGTATGGGTGCAGGGGTGCTGTGTAAGGGTGCACGGTGCAGTACTGGGGTGCAGTATAGGGGGCACGGGGGTAACAGTGCAGTACCGGGGGCAGAGGTGCAGGGTGCAGTACCGGGAGCAGAGAACCAGGGCGCGGCGCTGTGGGGCTACAGGCGGGCCGGGGCCCACTGGCCCCTCCTGCCGGGGTGGGCACTACTGATATAAGCGGGGGCGGTGCAGAGCTCGCTGCAGTGCGTTCGGCTTCTTCTCGTCGCGCAGCTCTCCGTAGCCCTAGCCATGAGCACCGGCATGTACCAATCTCCCATGGAAGTGGCTGTCTATCAGCTCCACAACTTTTccatctcctttttctcctctctgctcgGGGGGGACGTGGTTTCCGTGAAGCTCGATAACAGGTAGGGGCAGCTCTAGTCCCGGCCGCTCTCGCCCTACTGCTTTCCGCCGTGGCCCGAGCCCAGGttagggggggttggagtcgCGGTATATTGTAGCTCCGCAGAGGGGGCGCCCGGTGCCGTGATCCCCAGTGAGGGGAGAGCTCCGGCGGGTTGCGGCAAGGGGTAGAGGGGTCAGGGTGCGCGGATCCGAGGGAAGGGGGTGATCCAGGCCCGCTGCTGACGTCTGCCCCTCCGCTCTTTTCCAGCGCTTCCGGAGCCAGCGTGGTCGCCATCGACAACAAGATCGAGCAGGCAATGGTGAGCTGCTGCCCCCGCCGCACCCTTGCTCCTCACCCCTCGGGGGTTCTGCCCGGCTCGGGGCGAGGTCCCTGCGCCCCGGGTGGGTGCTGTGCCCGGAAGGGGGTCCCCATTCCAGAGCCGGTTGTTGGGCAGAGCGGCTCCTTTGTCTGCCCGCTGCAGCTGGCCGGGCTCTTGGAGAGCCGCAGTGCGCAGGGGAGGGTGGAGTCTGGGAAGgaccctccaggggtggggggtGACCAAGCCAGGTCCCATGGGTGATGAGGAcctgcaggctgccagctctCCATCTGGGGACCTGGACAGTGCTTCTGGAAGCAGCAAGACATAGGGGGAGGAACCTGGGTGCTGATTTGggtggaggctgcagtgagtgagcacccagcccttggcaaggTGGGGGGCAAACAGCCTTTGGGAAAAGTAGCATTTGTTGAGTGCCTGGGGGGAAGATGGAAACAACCCCCGGAGTGTAACCAGTCTCTTCTATGGCCTTTTGCAGGACCTAGTGAAAAATCACCTGATGTATGCAGTGCgggaggaggtggaggtccTCAAAGAGCAAATTAAAGAACTGTTGGAGAAAAACTCCCAGCTGGAGCGTGAGAACAGCCTCCTGAAGACcctggccagccctgagcagctggagaagtTCCAGTCACGGCTCCCTGCAGAGGTCCTGTGCCTGGAGGAGCAGAACCCCGGGGTGGCTGCCCCGGCCCAGCACTCCGGGGGCTCTGCGGTGTAAGGTGGCTCTGTCCTTGGGGTgggcagagccacagaactgtTTCTACTTAATCTCCTGCAAAATCGTTTCCGCCTTCA
This DNA window, taken from Indicator indicator isolate 239-I01 chromosome 17, UM_Iind_1.1, whole genome shotgun sequence, encodes the following:
- the TSC22D3 gene encoding TSC22 domain family protein 3 isoform X2, which produces MSTGMYQSPMEVAVYQLHNFSISFFSSLLGGDVVSVKLDNSASGASVVAIDNKIEQAMDLVKNHLMYAVREEVEVLKEQIKELLEKNSQLERENSLLKTLASPEQLEKFQSRLPAEVLCLEEQNPGVAAPAQHSGGSAV